One genomic region from Candidatus Bathyarchaeota archaeon encodes:
- a CDS encoding plasma-membrane proton-efflux P-type ATPase, with protein sequence MSVDEAIKLLGTSLQGLTDSEAKKRIEIIGYNEVVEKRKNPILDFLSHYWGPMPWLLELTITISYILGRYLEAIIIVGLLTLNATISFLHTRGSRRALEILMKKLAVKAKVLRNGKWVIRDARELVPGDIIVIGLGDIVPADAKIVSGEVSVDQSALTGESLPVSVYKSGIVYSSSIVKRGEARCVVLNTGVNTYFGRTAELVKIAKPTSHQEQIMMAVVRYTMYVSIVATVSVAIDAILVHLDFLSILTLVLTFLLGAVPVALPAVFTVVLAIGAIELARKGALVTRLNSIEDAASVEVLCLDKTGTITQNKLSVVDPIPFSEFRKEDVALMGSLASREESKDMIDLAVIEYARRLGVDYSAYKQISFTPFDPSIKRSEAIIEGKGERFRVVKGAPQIVIPVCAGTDKETQENALRIVEELSQKGYRTLAIAKSETNDLNTLQLVGLLPLTDPPRPDSRSTIEELKSLGVKPKMLTGDNISIAREIARQVSIGNKICRMRDLQGLNEMEQARILEESDGFAEIYPEDKYRIVKLLQSKGHIVGMTGDGVNDSPALQQAELGIAVSNSTDVAKASASIVLTETGTKQIIDAIKISRKIYQRMLTWVINKITKVIQFIGLLVLGFFWLHRVLLSVLGMVLLVFANDFATMSLATDNVKHTSNPNQWNVKNITLASLIIGALLIAEGAITALIGINYFHLEWEALQTFVMLTLIFTSQFRVLVVRERRHFWSSRPSRELLVSTMASICVFALIGVYGIIVPAITPYQVLFILGFSALFTLSIDFPKYYVFRKFGL encoded by the coding sequence ATCTCAGTCGATGAAGCAATTAAGCTGCTAGGGACATCACTACAAGGCCTTACGGACTCGGAAGCAAAAAAACGGATTGAAATAATTGGGTACAATGAAGTTGTCGAGAAGAGGAAGAATCCTATCCTTGACTTCTTGTCGCATTACTGGGGTCCTATGCCCTGGCTTCTAGAACTGACGATAACCATTTCATACATTCTGGGCCGCTATCTAGAGGCAATCATAATCGTTGGATTACTTACACTAAATGCTACCATCAGTTTTCTACACACCCGAGGTTCCCGAAGAGCCTTGGAAATTCTAATGAAAAAGCTAGCAGTCAAGGCGAAAGTGCTCCGGAATGGAAAATGGGTCATACGAGATGCAAGAGAGTTAGTACCTGGTGATATAATTGTTATCGGGCTTGGCGATATAGTACCTGCAGATGCAAAGATAGTGAGCGGTGAAGTATCTGTTGATCAGTCGGCTCTAACCGGCGAATCTCTTCCAGTAAGCGTGTACAAATCAGGAATAGTTTACTCAAGCTCCATAGTGAAACGAGGGGAAGCTAGATGTGTTGTGCTTAATACTGGAGTAAATACCTATTTTGGAAGAACAGCCGAACTGGTAAAGATAGCTAAACCAACCTCGCATCAAGAACAAATTATGATGGCTGTAGTTAGATACACGATGTACGTAAGCATAGTCGCCACAGTCTCAGTCGCAATAGACGCTATATTAGTACATTTAGACTTTCTCTCCATATTGACTCTTGTCTTAACCTTTCTCCTCGGAGCTGTTCCCGTCGCTTTACCAGCTGTTTTCACAGTGGTTCTTGCTATTGGTGCAATAGAACTTGCACGTAAGGGGGCACTAGTTACTAGGCTCAACTCGATCGAAGATGCGGCTTCAGTAGAAGTACTCTGCCTGGACAAAACAGGAACAATAACGCAGAATAAGTTGTCAGTTGTTGATCCCATACCATTTTCTGAATTTAGGAAAGAAGATGTAGCCTTAATGGGAAGTTTAGCGTCCAGAGAAGAAAGCAAAGATATGATAGATCTCGCGGTAATTGAATACGCTAGAAGATTAGGCGTGGACTACAGTGCATATAAACAGATTTCATTTACCCCATTTGACCCATCAATTAAGAGGTCAGAGGCAATCATCGAAGGCAAAGGAGAACGGTTTAGAGTTGTTAAAGGTGCACCTCAAATAGTCATACCTGTATGCGCGGGAACCGATAAAGAAACTCAAGAAAACGCGCTTAGAATAGTTGAGGAGTTATCTCAGAAAGGGTATAGGACGCTAGCCATTGCCAAATCTGAAACCAATGATTTGAACACCCTTCAACTTGTAGGATTGCTACCGCTAACAGATCCGCCCAGACCAGATTCAAGAAGTACAATAGAAGAATTGAAATCGCTAGGTGTGAAACCGAAGATGCTCACGGGTGATAATATCTCTATAGCTAGAGAGATAGCCCGCCAAGTATCGATTGGCAATAAGATTTGTCGAATGCGAGATCTACAAGGGTTAAACGAAATGGAACAGGCAAGAATTCTTGAGGAATCCGATGGATTTGCTGAGATATACCCAGAAGACAAGTATAGGATTGTAAAGCTACTACAGTCCAAGGGACATATAGTGGGAATGACTGGCGACGGAGTCAACGATTCACCAGCCCTCCAGCAGGCGGAGCTAGGCATAGCTGTAAGCAATTCAACGGATGTGGCAAAGGCCTCTGCAAGCATAGTCTTAACTGAAACAGGGACAAAACAAATAATCGATGCAATAAAGATAAGTCGAAAAATATATCAGCGAATGCTGACATGGGTAATAAACAAAATCACAAAAGTTATACAATTTATCGGTTTACTGGTCTTGGGGTTTTTCTGGCTACATAGAGTCTTACTCTCTGTCTTAGGCATGGTCCTGCTTGTATTTGCAAATGATTTTGCGACGATGTCGCTGGCTACGGATAATGTAAAACATACAAGCAATCCAAATCAGTGGAACGTAAAGAACATTACTCTGGCTTCCCTTATTATAGGCGCACTATTAATCGCAGAGGGTGCAATTACAGCCCTAATCGGCATAAATTACTTCCATTTGGAGTGGGAAGCGCTTCAGACTTTCGTGATGTTGACGCTCATATTTACAAGTCAGTTTAGAGTACTTGTGGTGAGGGAAAGAAGGCATTTCTGGTCTTCACGGCCAAGCAGGGAATTACTTGTCTCCACTATGGCTAGCATATGCGTCTTCGCACTAATAGGAGTATACGGCATCATTGTTCCGGCAATTACACCATATCAGGTCCTCTTCATCCTAGGATTCTCAGCGCTATTCACGTTAAGTATCGATTTTCCAAAGTATTACGTATTCAGAAAATTCGGGTTATAA
- a CDS encoding radical SAM protein, giving the protein MTRIYHIVYFTYDNSLYMFFRGCNFNCVGCILKLSAWDCHLTADIRSQLDSLIGVRTLNFKEMQKIIEPLGVDRVVLGGGEPTIDAEIVDVVRWLNSIGVKTILLTNGYALSEDRVRELEANGLNEICVSIKAVSDIIHVRYTGKSNEKVLKNFKLLTKCGIRLRAESVLIPGLIEAAEIKNIARFIASVDSSIPYRIDGYTPVPGTPWRQPSKEEVFGAVKVAGEYLENVSCIYSEMELKGNVHIVYPLLHKGH; this is encoded by the coding sequence TTGACAAGAATCTATCATATCGTGTACTTCACCTACGATAATTCACTCTACATGTTCTTTCGTGGTTGTAACTTTAACTGTGTGGGCTGCATCTTGAAGTTATCAGCTTGGGATTGCCATCTGACTGCTGATATCCGTAGCCAGCTTGACTCGCTGATCGGTGTTAGGACACTTAATTTCAAGGAAATGCAAAAGATAATTGAGCCGTTAGGCGTTGATAGAGTTGTGTTAGGCGGCGGTGAGCCGACTATTGATGCAGAGATTGTAGATGTAGTTAGGTGGCTTAACAGCATCGGTGTCAAAACAATTTTGCTAACTAACGGGTACGCCCTAAGCGAGGACAGGGTGAGGGAATTAGAGGCTAATGGGCTTAATGAGATCTGCGTGAGCATTAAGGCTGTTTCAGATATTATTCACGTTAGATATACAGGGAAATCTAATGAGAAAGTTCTGAAGAATTTTAAGCTTCTAACCAAATGTGGGATTCGGCTTAGGGCTGAGAGCGTGCTGATTCCAGGGCTAATAGAGGCTGCTGAAATAAAAAACATCGCGCGCTTCATTGCTTCCGTAGACTCATCCATTCCCTATAGAATTGATGGATATACCCCGGTCCCTGGGACGCCATGGAGGCAGCCATCTAAGGAAGAGGTGTTTGGGGCGGTAAAAGTGGCTGGAGAATACTTGGAAAACGTCTCTTGTATTTACAGTGAAATGGAACTCAAAGGTAACGTGCACATTGTTTATCCACTGCTTCATAAGGGGCACTGA
- a CDS encoding ribosomal protein L13e: MLLEPPEAIVKAPKTRKARKGRGFSVGELADMELSIPQARKLNLRVDERRSSKWPENIEVLKTFLKQAEQKMKKRKLAKRKAELKEEKLPEKETKEK, from the coding sequence ATGTTATTAGAGCCGCCTGAAGCAATTGTTAAAGCCCCAAAGACTCGTAAAGCCCGAAAAGGAAGGGGCTTCTCAGTCGGTGAACTAGCTGATATGGAATTATCGATCCCTCAAGCCAGAAAACTTAACCTACGCGTTGATGAACGCCGATCCAGCAAATGGCCCGAAAACATCGAAGTGCTTAAAACATTTTTGAAGCAAGCTGAGCAAAAGATGAAGAAAAGAAAACTGGCTAAAAGAAAAGCCGAACTAAAGGAGGAAAAATTACCAGAAAAAGAAACGAAAGAAAAATAA
- a CDS encoding cobalamin-binding protein: MFRQKKIMLITAVAVTLIILGIVGYAPHRVLVILPTPPLTLTDDFGRTVTLPKIPERIVSLSPSNTEILFALGLGPKVVGVTKFCDYPPEVLHRVRNGSIAVIGGFVDPSIERIVALNPDLVLAATRLQENVVNELEKMGLRVIALDPHNLSQILVDIKLVGKACGKSGEAEMLANEMKRVIDFIFSRTKNVPNRPRVYYEVWFEPLYSIGPGTWQNELIEMAGGVNIFADAKQAYPIVSSEAVIQRDPEIIIVSIGYMGGVKKEDFEKRPGWSAISAVKNNRIYEIDEDLVVRPGPRIIQGLEQLAKFIHPEIFGTNLESYKMNIIDMKSEE, from the coding sequence ATGTTTCGCCAAAAGAAAATCATGTTAATAACTGCAGTGGCCGTAACCCTCATAATTTTGGGGATTGTTGGGTATGCGCCCCATCGTGTATTAGTAATTTTGCCAACTCCTCCATTAACGCTCACAGATGATTTTGGGAGAACTGTAACTCTTCCTAAGATTCCCGAAAGAATTGTTTCTTTATCACCCAGCAATACAGAGATACTTTTTGCTTTAGGGCTTGGTCCTAAGGTAGTGGGGGTAACTAAGTTCTGTGATTATCCGCCGGAGGTTCTTCACAGAGTCAGGAATGGAAGCATAGCGGTGATTGGGGGCTTTGTGGATCCAAGTATTGAGAGAATAGTGGCATTGAATCCCGACCTGGTTTTGGCGGCGACACGTCTTCAAGAGAATGTTGTTAATGAGCTTGAAAAAATGGGTCTGAGAGTCATAGCTCTTGACCCCCATAACCTCAGCCAAATCCTCGTAGACATAAAATTAGTTGGAAAAGCCTGCGGAAAGTCGGGGGAGGCTGAAATGCTTGCTAATGAGATGAAGCGGGTAATCGATTTTATATTTAGTAGAACCAAGAACGTACCTAACAGGCCGAGGGTGTATTATGAAGTTTGGTTTGAGCCATTATATAGTATTGGACCTGGAACCTGGCAAAACGAACTCATTGAGATGGCGGGGGGAGTCAATATTTTCGCCGATGCCAAACAGGCTTATCCAATAGTTAGCTCCGAAGCAGTAATTCAGCGCGATCCCGAAATAATCATTGTCTCAATTGGATACATGGGTGGTGTAAAAAAGGAAGATTTCGAGAAGCGTCCAGGCTGGAGTGCGATTAGTGCCGTGAAAAATAATAGGATTTATGAGATAGATGAAGATCTTGTCGTCAGACCCGGTCCGAGAATAATTCAAGGCTTAGAACAGCTAGCTAAGTTTATTCATCCGGAGATTTTCGGCACCAATTTGGAATCTTATAAAATGAATATTATTGATATGAAGTCAGAGGAATAA
- the hisC gene encoding histidinol-phosphate transaminase, with translation MKPILELARPEVRSLTEYIHGGEVWDIASNYDIQHGRVLDFSSNINPLGPPAKALEAINSCLWQIPFYPDSSSRTLKKAIAHHTGDIDEENIIVGNGSCELIYLFAEAFLGKGTEALIPIPTFSEYERAVKKTGGKTKFFRLDKDFMFHPKNLLNEINPRTHVIFLCNPNNPTGTLIPREAILEVVQEALIKDVIVFLDETFMEFVSREKRSSLAKQVETYPNVFVLGSFTKAFGLTGLRIGYGVACKDMVNVLSRVKLPWNVNVLAQAAAIAALEDREYIQKTEKLIKEERAFLLSELKKIGCFKVFPSDANFIFIDIRRTGLTAAELKLKMLNQGILIRDCSSFRGLNKYFIRVAIRTRQENQRLLEALKEIGVS, from the coding sequence ATGAAGCCGATTTTAGAGTTAGCTCGACCCGAGGTACGGAGCCTGACTGAATATATACATGGGGGAGAAGTTTGGGATATAGCTAGTAACTACGACATTCAGCATGGTCGAGTTCTAGATTTTAGCTCAAACATTAACCCACTTGGGCCTCCGGCGAAGGCTCTTGAAGCTATAAACTCATGCCTATGGCAAATTCCGTTTTATCCCGACTCAAGCTCGAGAACGTTGAAGAAAGCCATCGCCCACCATACTGGAGACATTGACGAGGAGAATATTATAGTGGGCAACGGGTCTTGTGAACTCATTTACTTATTTGCTGAGGCTTTCTTAGGAAAAGGGACAGAAGCTCTAATTCCTATACCAACGTTTAGCGAATATGAGAGAGCCGTTAAGAAGACGGGGGGAAAGACGAAGTTTTTTAGGTTAGATAAGGATTTCATGTTTCATCCTAAAAATCTACTTAATGAGATCAACCCAAGGACTCATGTGATTTTCTTATGTAACCCGAACAATCCTACAGGTACACTAATACCCCGCGAAGCTATTCTTGAAGTTGTCCAAGAGGCTCTCATAAAGGATGTTATAGTTTTTCTCGACGAAACTTTTATGGAGTTTGTTAGTAGAGAGAAACGTTCTTCGTTAGCAAAACAAGTAGAAACATACCCAAATGTTTTTGTCCTCGGCTCGTTCACAAAAGCCTTCGGATTAACAGGTCTAAGAATTGGATACGGTGTTGCTTGCAAAGATATGGTTAACGTTCTCTCAAGAGTGAAACTACCATGGAACGTAAATGTTCTAGCTCAAGCCGCGGCTATAGCCGCCTTAGAGGACAGGGAGTACATACAAAAAACAGAGAAGTTAATTAAAGAAGAGAGAGCATTTCTCCTTAGTGAATTAAAAAAAATCGGCTGTTTCAAAGTTTTCCCATCCGATGCCAACTTCATTTTCATAGATATCAGGAGGACGGGCTTGACTGCAGCTGAGTTAAAACTGAAAATGCTTAATCAGGGTATACTTATACGAGATTGCAGTTCTTTTAGAGGGCTTAACAAATATTTCATCCGAGTAGCCATTAGAACAAGACAGGAGAACCAAAGACTGTTAGAAGCTCTAAAAGAAATTGGAGTCAGTTAG
- a CDS encoding iron chelate uptake ABC transporter family permease subunit: MLEASESRYLRRYRRWGEIIVALTVLLVIITILSLNVGFAQIPISNIIRILIYDVPYVGNSFGGSGFSESERLIVTQIRLPRILAGILVGVSLAASGTVFQGIFRNPMADPYVLGVSSGAALGAALAIVLRVGFTLFGINTLSIMAFAGAVTTTLIVYNIARVGSRTPVVTLLLSGIAVSIFLSAIVAILQVIAGWELHKLVFWLMGGFSYITWNEVLSILPLSCLSVSLMYLFARELNIMALGEEEAQHLGVDVERSRWILLALGSLATAAAVSISGLVGFVGLIVPHLTRILVGPDHRILIPASLLAGAIFLITCDAVARVIFAPSELPVGIITALSGGPFFIYLLRKRKGSYSL; the protein is encoded by the coding sequence ATGTTGGAAGCAAGTGAGAGCAGATATCTAAGGCGTTATAGAAGATGGGGAGAGATTATAGTCGCCTTGACAGTGCTATTGGTCATAATTACAATTCTGTCGCTGAATGTCGGCTTCGCCCAGATACCGATCTCTAATATCATTAGAATCTTGATTTATGATGTCCCTTATGTTGGCAACTCGTTTGGCGGCTCAGGTTTTTCGGAGAGTGAGAGACTGATTGTTACTCAAATTAGGCTTCCCAGAATCCTTGCAGGAATTCTGGTCGGAGTTAGCTTAGCTGCATCTGGAACTGTATTTCAAGGGATTTTTAGAAATCCTATGGCAGATCCCTATGTTCTAGGGGTTTCTTCCGGCGCAGCTTTAGGGGCAGCGCTTGCCATTGTGCTTAGGGTAGGATTTACCCTTTTTGGGATTAATACCCTCTCGATTATGGCTTTTGCCGGCGCGGTGACGACTACTCTTATAGTTTATAATATTGCAAGGGTAGGCTCAAGAACTCCCGTAGTAACTCTGTTACTGTCAGGTATAGCGGTCAGTATTTTTCTATCCGCTATTGTTGCTATTTTGCAAGTTATTGCTGGCTGGGAACTGCATAAATTGGTCTTTTGGCTCATGGGTGGGTTTTCGTATATAACGTGGAATGAAGTGTTGAGCATTTTACCTCTGTCATGCTTAAGTGTGTCTTTAATGTACCTCTTTGCTAGAGAACTCAATATTATGGCGCTGGGTGAAGAGGAAGCTCAGCATTTGGGTGTTGATGTTGAAAGGTCGAGATGGATTCTGCTTGCCCTCGGCTCCTTGGCAACCGCAGCTGCAGTTTCAATCAGCGGGTTAGTAGGATTCGTCGGGTTGATTGTACCTCATTTAACGAGGATTTTAGTTGGTCCAGATCATAGGATACTTATTCCAGCCTCGCTTCTGGCAGGAGCCATATTTCTTATTACTTGTGATGCGGTAGCACGTGTTATCTTCGCTCCATCTGAACTTCCTGTTGGGATAATAACTGCCCTTTCAGGAGGGCCTTTCTTCATTTACCTATTACGTAAAAGAAAGGGGAGTTATTCGCTCTAG
- a CDS encoding cobalamin biosynthesis protein: MFSPKLVELATLVAVLTLALLIDLALGEPPKKIHLTVWIGTLIEFLKPKLRNKSSNIEKLNGILLALTVVGFFAISSYFTLLILRQYIGRIAYVVVAAFFLKQTFAIRSMEHHAVPIATALEDGDIKTARGLLQHLVRRGTWNLNEQQVISGAVESIAEGTVDGVTSAIFYFALAGIPGAIAFRAINTLDSIVGYKDPEHAYLGWFSARLDTIANFIPARLTALLMVLAAWLSGESWRNARRILSRDKGKTDSLNAGWPMSTMAGALNVQLEKLNCYTLGDANEELTARHIARALRIMKLTIILFIAFIVIPILFAITLV; this comes from the coding sequence ATGTTTTCACCGAAGCTAGTTGAACTTGCTACTTTGGTAGCTGTATTAACTTTAGCACTTTTAATTGATCTCGCGCTAGGAGAACCGCCGAAGAAAATTCATTTAACTGTTTGGATTGGAACCCTCATTGAGTTTTTAAAGCCCAAGCTGAGAAATAAGAGCTCAAATATTGAAAAATTGAATGGTATTTTGCTAGCTTTAACTGTTGTAGGCTTCTTTGCTATCTCTAGTTATTTCACGCTACTCATACTCCGACAATACATTGGTCGAATAGCGTATGTTGTCGTTGCTGCCTTTTTTCTAAAACAAACTTTCGCTATCAGATCCATGGAACATCATGCCGTCCCAATAGCCACTGCCCTCGAAGATGGAGATATTAAGACTGCTAGAGGGTTGTTGCAACACCTAGTAAGGCGTGGCACATGGAATCTTAATGAGCAACAAGTAATTTCCGGCGCTGTTGAATCGATTGCTGAGGGGACTGTAGACGGGGTAACTTCAGCGATCTTTTACTTCGCTTTAGCTGGTATTCCAGGTGCTATCGCCTTCCGGGCTATTAACACTTTGGACTCTATAGTTGGATATAAGGATCCAGAGCATGCCTACCTTGGATGGTTCTCTGCTCGACTTGATACTATTGCCAATTTTATCCCCGCTCGCCTCACCGCTCTACTAATGGTTTTAGCGGCATGGCTTTCGGGGGAAAGTTGGAGAAATGCTCGGAGAATTCTTTCTAGAGATAAAGGTAAAACGGATAGTCTGAACGCTGGATGGCCTATGTCGACCATGGCTGGTGCGTTGAATGTACAGCTAGAAAAACTAAACTGCTACACGTTGGGTGATGCAAATGAGGAACTAACAGCAAGACATATTGCCCGAGCTTTGAGGATTATGAAGCTAACTATCATTCTATTTATTGCTTTCATAGTAATTCCGATTTTATTTGCAATTACCCTTGTTTGA
- a CDS encoding radical SAM protein, which produces MAVIQSFDPWKGRLCTCPLKYSLSPYTGCAHACRYCYITAYIPNAFHCRVKQDFIKRLQLDLKRIIPERHISIANSADPYSPPEGELELTRKALQILLGGGFKVQLITKSDLVVRDLDIIRKGNCSVSISITTIDDKVAQRLEPGAPSPKRRLDAIRRLVMAGVPCTIRVDPIIPSINDEKLEEIVKKVSQAGASHLVASTYKAKRDSFNRLVNTFPEFKETLNELYWVSGEQVGRARYLPKALRLDLLRNLKNLAEDFGMTYAVCREGMSELRSGQTCDGSHLIPNRRQPSKIL; this is translated from the coding sequence ATGGCCGTAATACAATCATTTGATCCTTGGAAGGGGAGGCTTTGCACTTGCCCGCTAAAGTATAGTTTATCCCCTTATACTGGCTGTGCACATGCTTGTCGCTACTGTTATATCACTGCGTATATTCCTAATGCCTTCCACTGTCGGGTTAAACAAGACTTCATTAAAAGGCTTCAGTTGGACTTAAAAAGGATAATTCCAGAACGGCATATTTCAATCGCCAACAGCGCGGACCCCTATTCACCGCCTGAGGGTGAACTCGAACTAACACGTAAGGCTCTACAGATTTTACTTGGGGGTGGATTTAAAGTGCAGCTCATAACCAAGTCAGACTTGGTCGTTCGAGATTTAGACATAATCAGAAAAGGAAACTGCAGTGTTAGCATAAGCATAACCACAATAGACGACAAAGTTGCCCAGAGGCTTGAACCGGGTGCACCATCTCCAAAAAGGCGTCTTGATGCGATCCGCAGATTGGTTATGGCAGGAGTCCCATGCACTATTCGTGTCGACCCAATTATACCCTCGATTAATGACGAAAAATTAGAAGAAATCGTAAAGAAAGTTTCGCAAGCTGGAGCCAGCCATCTGGTAGCCTCGACCTATAAGGCGAAAAGAGATAGTTTTAATCGCTTAGTAAATACGTTTCCGGAATTTAAGGAAACGCTTAATGAACTCTACTGGGTTTCAGGGGAACAAGTCGGAAGGGCACGATACCTACCAAAGGCTTTACGGCTAGATTTACTGCGCAACCTCAAGAACCTTGCAGAAGATTTTGGAATGACTTATGCGGTCTGCCGAGAGGGAATGTCAGAACTGAGGAGCGGCCAAACATGTGATGGGTCGCATTTAATTCCCAACAGAAGACAACCATCGAAAATCTTATAG